From one Rhizobium sp. CIAT894 genomic stretch:
- a CDS encoding IS66 family transposase — protein METTPLDSQDELSVLRALVAEQAGKLESQEAEVCKRDSIIGLLRAQLELLRHRQHGASSEKIDRKIEQFELMLEEIEASRAEAEMRSGKAPLPELDDALDKPKRKPLPDGLPTEELVYAAPCNCPTCGGTSFLKAADKMVQVMEHVPASVKIVRHIEKRMICRDCDTTVSGEMPTLPIERGKPGPGLLAHIMVAKFDDHIPLYRLSEMYDRLGIDISRSVMADWVGRVSVLLTPLVLLIRAHIAAVDRIHTDDTPVDVLDPGRGKTKTGRVWVYVFDGSGYRDPTPRAIAYYYSPDRKGAHPADHLAAFSGVMHADGYGGYKKLYGNQIVEAACMAHVRRKFHDVIKLKPSPIADEALSRIGALYDIEDRIRGMSADQRRTLRQQHARPLLADLKRWIEETLSALPQKQKLAEAMRYALSRWTALSVYIDDGRVEIDNNIAERAMRPLGIGRKNWLFAGSDKGGERIANILTIIETAKLHGHNPETYLTDVLTRIQDHPKDRFEELLPSQWAPAKDRYEAA, from the coding sequence ATGGAAACAACGCCGCTGGACAGTCAGGACGAGCTATCTGTATTGCGCGCGCTCGTTGCTGAACAGGCGGGGAAACTTGAGAGCCAAGAAGCCGAAGTCTGCAAGCGCGACTCCATTATCGGGCTTCTGCGCGCGCAGCTGGAGTTGCTCCGACATCGGCAGCATGGCGCTTCTTCGGAAAAGATCGACCGGAAGATCGAGCAATTTGAACTGATGCTGGAGGAGATCGAGGCCTCCCGTGCCGAGGCTGAGATGCGCTCCGGGAAAGCTCCTTTGCCGGAGTTGGATGACGCACTAGACAAGCCGAAGCGCAAACCATTGCCGGATGGTCTTCCAACCGAAGAGCTGGTCTATGCAGCACCCTGCAATTGTCCGACCTGTGGTGGCACATCGTTCCTGAAGGCTGCTGACAAGATGGTCCAGGTGATGGAGCACGTGCCGGCGTCCGTAAAGATTGTCCGCCATATCGAAAAGCGCATGATCTGCAGGGACTGCGATACGACGGTGTCTGGCGAAATGCCGACCTTGCCGATCGAGCGAGGCAAGCCCGGACCGGGATTGCTCGCTCATATCATGGTCGCCAAATTCGACGATCACATCCCGCTCTACCGCCTATCCGAGATGTACGACCGGCTGGGAATAGACATCTCCCGCTCTGTCATGGCGGACTGGGTCGGCCGTGTGTCCGTTCTGCTGACGCCACTCGTCTTGCTGATCAGGGCCCATATTGCGGCGGTCGACCGAATACATACGGACGATACCCCGGTCGATGTTCTCGACCCTGGGCGAGGAAAGACCAAAACCGGCAGGGTGTGGGTCTATGTCTTCGATGGCAGCGGCTATCGAGACCCCACTCCAAGGGCCATTGCCTACTACTATAGCCCCGACCGCAAGGGCGCGCATCCGGCCGACCATCTCGCTGCCTTCAGCGGCGTGATGCACGCGGATGGCTATGGTGGCTATAAGAAGCTCTACGGCAACCAGATCGTCGAGGCCGCCTGCATGGCGCATGTGCGCCGCAAGTTCCATGATGTGATCAAGCTGAAGCCATCCCCGATCGCTGACGAAGCGCTGTCGCGCATCGGTGCGCTCTACGATATCGAGGATCGTATCCGCGGCATGTCGGCTGACCAGCGGCGTACACTGCGCCAGCAACACGCCAGGCCCCTTCTGGCGGACCTCAAGCGCTGGATAGAAGAGACGCTTTCGGCGCTGCCACAGAAGCAGAAGCTGGCTGAAGCGATGCGATATGCCCTCTCGCGATGGACAGCGTTGAGCGTTTACATCGACGATGGCCGTGTCGAAATCGATAACAACATAGCTGAACGAGCCATGCGTCCGCTTGGAATCGGAAGAAAAAACTGGCTATTTGCCGGCTCGGATAAAGGCGGCGAGCGCATCGCCAACATCCTGACCATTATAGAAACGGCCAAACTCCATGGCCACAATCCCGAGACCTACCTCACAGACGTCCTGACCAGGATCCAGGATCACCCCAAAGATCGCTTTGAGGAACTGCTGCCGTCGCAGTGGGCGCCAGCGAAAGACCGATACGAGGCTGCGTGA
- a CDS encoding SDR family NAD(P)-dependent oxidoreductase, producing the protein MSRIFITGSTDGLGLAAARTLMNEGHDVVLHARSRERAAPIADTSAAALGLVIGDLASAAETRSIADQVNAIGRMDAVIHNAGIYLERSRGETPEGHAKTLAVNLLAPYLLTAWITRPDRLIYLTSGMHRSGASSLDDIDWKQRPWNASQAYSESKLYIATLAAAIARHWPDVFSNAVDPGWVPTKMGGAGAPDDLEMGHLTQTWLATSDDGAAKVSGGYWYHRQRREAAAEVGDPAFQKVLVEKLVELTGVPLFAERG; encoded by the coding sequence ATGAGCCGTATCTTCATCACCGGTTCCACCGATGGCCTCGGCCTCGCCGCCGCCCGCACCCTCATGAACGAGGGCCATGATGTCGTTCTTCACGCCCGCTCCCGCGAGCGCGCCGCCCCCATCGCGGACACTTCAGCCGCCGCCCTCGGCCTCGTCATCGGCGATCTCGCCAGCGCCGCCGAGACGCGCTCGATCGCCGACCAAGTCAACGCCATCGGCCGCATGGACGCCGTCATCCACAATGCCGGCATCTACCTCGAACGAAGCCGCGGCGAAACGCCCGAAGGCCACGCCAAGACGCTGGCGGTCAACCTGCTCGCCCCCTATCTCCTCACCGCCTGGATCACCCGCCCCGACCGCCTGATCTATCTCACCAGCGGCATGCACCGCAGCGGCGCCAGCAGCCTTGACGATATCGACTGGAAGCAACGGCCATGGAACGCCAGCCAGGCCTATTCGGAAAGCAAGCTCTACATCGCCACCCTCGCCGCCGCCATCGCCCGCCACTGGCCGGATGTCTTCAGCAACGCCGTCGACCCCGGCTGGGTGCCGACCAAAATGGGCGGCGCCGGCGCGCCGGATGATCTTGAGATGGGGCATCTCACGCAGACTTGGCTTGCGACGAGTGATGATGGAGCGGCGAAGGTCAGCGGCGGGTATTGGTATCACCGGCAGCGGCGGGAGGCGGCGGCGGAGGTTGGTGATCCAGCCTTTCAGAAGGTGCTGGTGGAAAAGCTGGTGGAGTTGACTGGCGTCCCGCTGTTTGCGGAGCGCGGGTAA
- a CDS encoding IS4 family transposase, whose translation MKIRPEILDHWPEVSARLPAGFDLEATARLRGAFTRVREIKNAETLLRLALAYGGLGMSLRETCAWAEAGGIARLSDPSLLERLCKAAPWLGDIVAALIAEQTTVPAGRWAGYRLRALDGTSICHPGADRTSWRLHVGYDLATAQVDQLELTDIHGAENLQRLTYAPGDIVLADRYYAKPRDLRPVIEAGADFIVRTGWNSLRLLQPNGEPFDLFAALAAQKEQESELMVRIHEGVKAAVPLVLRLVVRHKDPQQVEAEQTRLLKAASKRGKQPDPRSLEAAKYILLLTALPVATFPPADILTLYRFRWQIELAFKRFKSLAGLDNLPAKKPELAQAWLFARLIVAITAEQIAGQVPDSSPSGYANPKGKPIALAAHEDGPGHHSRRHPRATAVAGRL comes from the coding sequence ATGAAGATTCGTCCTGAGATTTTGGATCATTGGCCGGAAGTGAGCGCGCGGCTTCCGGCTGGTTTCGACTTGGAAGCAACGGCGCGGTTGCGCGGTGCCTTCACGCGGGTGCGGGAAATCAAGAACGCCGAGACGCTGTTGCGGCTGGCGCTTGCCTATGGCGGCCTTGGCATGTCGTTGCGCGAGACCTGTGCATGGGCCGAGGCGGGCGGGATCGCGCGGCTGTCCGACCCGTCGCTGCTTGAGCGGCTGTGCAAAGCAGCCCCTTGGCTTGGCGATATCGTGGCCGCGCTGATTGCCGAACAGACCACAGTGCCGGCGGGGCGTTGGGCGGGATACCGCTTGCGTGCGCTCGACGGAACGTCGATCTGTCACCCAGGTGCCGACCGCACGTCATGGCGGCTGCATGTCGGCTACGACCTAGCAACGGCTCAGGTCGATCAGCTTGAGCTGACCGACATCCATGGCGCCGAAAACCTCCAGCGCCTAACCTACGCACCCGGTGATATCGTGCTGGCCGATCGCTACTATGCAAAACCGCGCGATCTGCGGCCCGTGATCGAGGCCGGTGCAGACTTCATCGTGCGGACCGGCTGGAACTCGTTGCGGCTGCTGCAGCCGAACGGCGAGCCTTTTGATCTGTTTGCCGCGCTCGCCGCTCAAAAAGAGCAGGAAAGTGAACTGATGGTCCGTATCCACGAAGGGGTGAAGGCGGCGGTGCCACTGGTCCTGCGCCTTGTTGTCCGGCACAAGGATCCGCAACAGGTGGAAGCCGAGCAGACGCGCCTGCTCAAGGCCGCCAGCAAGCGCGGCAAACAACCTGATCCGCGTAGTCTGGAGGCGGCGAAGTACATTCTGCTGCTAACCGCGCTGCCGGTCGCCACCTTTCCGCCAGCCGATATTCTCACCCTCTATCGCTTCCGCTGGCAAATCGAGCTGGCGTTCAAACGGTTCAAGAGCTTGGCCGGCCTCGACAATCTGCCGGCCAAGAAACCGGAACTGGCGCAGGCATGGCTCTTCGCCAGACTGATCGTTGCCATCACCGCCGAACAGATTGCCGGGCAAGTCCCGGACTCTTCCCCCTCTGGATACGCCAACCCCAAAGGCAAGCCCATCGCGCTGGCGGCTCATGAAGATGGCCCTGGCCACCATTCACGCCGCCATCCGCGGGCAACTGCTGTGGCAGGCCGTCTGTGA
- a CDS encoding TetR/AcrR family transcriptional regulator: MAGRREEKREDLKARLIEAARERIARDGLTNLRARDITQDAGCALGGLYTVFTDLAELVIHVNSSTLKALEARLTLPEARDKSPTDRLRNLAQGYLAFAVEHRNLWKALFDHFPPDTSPTPQWHLDEHLFLMDVIAEPLAELQPDMPAQDRAIRARTLFGAVHGVVSISLEGRFVGLPLERLAREVDELVQTIAAGAERRREAGA; the protein is encoded by the coding sequence ATGGCCGGCAGACGAGAAGAAAAACGCGAGGATTTGAAGGCGCGGCTGATCGAGGCGGCGCGCGAGCGCATCGCCCGCGACGGGCTGACCAACCTGCGCGCCCGCGACATCACCCAGGACGCCGGCTGCGCGCTCGGCGGCCTCTACACCGTCTTCACCGACCTCGCCGAGCTCGTCATCCACGTCAATTCGTCGACGTTGAAGGCGCTGGAGGCCAGGCTGACGCTCCCCGAAGCCCGGGACAAAAGCCCGACCGATCGGCTCCGCAACCTCGCCCAGGGCTACCTCGCCTTCGCCGTCGAGCACCGCAACCTCTGGAAAGCGCTGTTCGACCACTTCCCCCCCGACACCAGCCCGACGCCGCAATGGCACCTCGACGAACACCTCTTCCTGATGGACGTGATCGCCGAACCGCTCGCCGAACTGCAGCCCGACATGCCCGCGCAAGACCGCGCCATCCGCGCCCGCACCCTCTTCGGCGCCGTCCACGGCGTGGTCAGCATCAGCCTGGAGGGCCGCTTCGTGGGATTGCCGCTGGAGCGGCTGGCGCGCGAGGTGGACGAACTGGTGCAGACGATTGCGGCGGGGGCGGAGCGGCGGCGGGAAGCGGGCGCGTGA
- a CDS encoding PspA/IM30 family protein has product MFKLISILLRGRAHDAEQAFADRHAVPLLAQQIRDAAQSIQSARRSVAVAIAQNEQERAQHQTIVGRIADLESRAIAALSKGNDGLAREAAEAIAFLEAERDASEKAQAQFTTSIAKLKGIVRAAEARLQELQRGERLARATEQAQKLDVAVAGPGLATLDEAEETLARLRLRQSQNELTSAALKEMESTTRPAGIIEKLANAGCGAPLNSSADDVLARLKSRITPAA; this is encoded by the coding sequence ATGTTCAAACTGATTTCTATTCTCTTGCGGGGCAGGGCGCATGATGCCGAGCAGGCCTTTGCCGATCGCCACGCCGTGCCGCTGCTTGCCCAGCAGATCCGCGATGCCGCCCAGTCGATCCAGTCGGCGCGCCGCAGTGTCGCCGTCGCCATCGCCCAGAACGAGCAGGAGCGGGCGCAGCATCAGACGATTGTCGGCCGCATCGCCGATCTCGAGAGCCGCGCCATCGCGGCGCTCAGCAAGGGTAATGACGGGCTGGCGCGGGAAGCGGCCGAGGCGATCGCCTTTCTCGAAGCCGAGCGCGATGCGTCGGAAAAGGCGCAAGCGCAATTCACCACTTCGATTGCCAAGCTGAAGGGCATTGTCCGGGCCGCCGAGGCGCGGCTGCAGGAGCTGCAGCGCGGCGAGCGGTTGGCGCGGGCCACCGAACAGGCGCAGAAGCTCGATGTTGCTGTCGCCGGCCCCGGCCTGGCGACACTCGACGAGGCCGAGGAGACGCTGGCCCGCCTGCGTCTGCGCCAGAGCCAGAACGAGCTGACATCAGCCGCGCTGAAGGAGATGGAAAGCACCACCCGGCCGGCCGGCATCATCGAGAAGCTTGCCAATGCCGGCTGCGGCGCACCGCTCAACTCATCGGCCGATGACGTGCTTGCCCGGCTGAAGAGCCGCATCACGCCGGCCGCCTGA
- a CDS encoding YiaA/YiaB family inner membrane protein produces the protein MNDSFQKHSASWVSFSYISFGSAAFMLALGLYMMPLDLWGKGYLAMGILMLVQTTVNITKTLRDNAESEKLIRKVEDARTEKLLVKFNRSDED, from the coding sequence ATGAACGACAGTTTCCAGAAACACTCCGCCAGCTGGGTCAGCTTCTCCTACATCTCCTTCGGCTCGGCCGCCTTCATGCTGGCGCTCGGCCTTTACATGATGCCGCTCGATCTCTGGGGCAAAGGCTATCTCGCCATGGGCATCCTGATGCTGGTGCAGACCACGGTGAACATCACCAAGACGCTGCGCGACAATGCCGAATCCGAGAAGCTGATCCGCAAGGTCGAAGATGCCCGCACGGAAAAACTGCTCGTCAAGTTCAATCGTAGCGATGAAGATTGA
- a CDS encoding acyl-[ACP]--phospholipid O-acyltransferase yields MQHNLMTSRKFAPLFWTQFLTAFNDNFLKNTLVFLILFKMSANEGAALVTLAGVILIVPFLLLSALGGELADKHDKAKVAELLKRCEIGIAALAVVGLGFSSIFVLMAALFGFGVISALFGPIKYGILPDHLERRDLPKANAWIEGGTFIAILAGTIIAALAFSSGDNVLLFGSMMMGLSLLCWLASRMIPATGSKAPDLEIDRNVIRSSYTLVMEIRADKRLWRSALMNCWFWLVGAFVLSILPTMVTELLGGSELVVPAYLTVFAIAVAVGSAIAAWMSSGRIVLLPAPVGTALLGLFSLDLAWNLWGLHSAAHATTILAFFAGENTIRVAIDLAGMAISGAFIAVPTFAALQTWAHEDRRARVIGAANVLSALFITVGLGLVALIQALGASIPQILIGLGILNFAVAWLMLKTLPTNAFRDFISILFRAFMRLEVEGLENIKKAGRAPIIALNHVSLLDGALALAITEEEPVFAVDYKIAQAWWVRPFLKMCKFLPLDPTKPMATRSLIKVVQDGSPIGIFPEGRLTVTGTLMKVYDGAAMVADKTGSMVVPVKIDGLEKSYLSYLGDGKIRRRLFPKVKVTILEPVKLEVPAELKGRKRRTAAGAALYQVMSNLLFETADTSSTVLGRVIQAAQEFGMKKLAVEDPVTGSLTYGKLLTGAAVLGAKFRARFAEANIGVMLPNANGAAATILGVMSAGKVPAMLNFTAGAANILSACKAAEVKHVLTSRAFVAQAKLGPVVEELEKQVTIVWLDDVRAELGALDKIRGLLRKGRPLVKRRPDDPAVILFTSGSEGTPKGVVLSHRNILSNAAQAAARIDFHSGDKVFNILPVFHSFGLTAGTVLPLISGVPVYFYPSPLHYRIVPELIYVSNATIIFGTDTFLNGYARTAHPYDFRSIRYIFSGAEPVKASTRHTYMEKFGLRILEGYGVTETAPVISINTPMYNRSGTVGKILPGMEWKLEPVPGIDEGGRLHVRGANVMAGYLRAEKPGVLEPLADGWHDTGDIVTIDEDGFVKIRGRAKRFAKIGGEMISLAAVETLAAELWPGALSVVSSLPDPKKGERLVLLTEAETATRAEFLAFAKSRGAMDMMVPAEVNIGKVPVLGSGKVDFVAARKLAESVAEKGEAA; encoded by the coding sequence GTGCAACACAATCTGATGACGTCTAGAAAATTCGCGCCGCTGTTCTGGACCCAGTTCCTCACGGCCTTCAACGACAATTTTCTGAAGAACACGCTGGTGTTCCTCATTCTCTTCAAGATGTCGGCGAACGAGGGTGCCGCCCTGGTGACGCTCGCCGGCGTCATTCTCATCGTGCCCTTCCTGCTCTTGTCGGCGCTCGGCGGCGAGCTGGCCGACAAGCATGACAAGGCGAAGGTCGCCGAACTGCTGAAACGATGCGAGATCGGCATTGCCGCACTCGCCGTCGTCGGCCTCGGCTTCTCCTCCATTTTTGTGCTGATGGCGGCGCTCTTCGGCTTCGGCGTCATCTCGGCGCTGTTCGGGCCGATCAAATACGGCATCCTGCCCGATCATCTCGAGCGCCGCGACCTGCCGAAGGCCAATGCCTGGATCGAGGGCGGCACCTTCATCGCCATCCTCGCCGGCACGATCATCGCTGCGCTCGCCTTCTCCAGCGGCGACAATGTGCTGCTGTTCGGCTCGATGATGATGGGGCTGTCGCTGCTCTGCTGGCTGGCGAGCCGGATGATCCCGGCCACCGGTTCCAAGGCGCCGGATCTGGAGATCGACCGCAATGTCATCCGCTCCAGCTACACCCTCGTCATGGAAATCCGCGCCGACAAGCGGCTGTGGCGCTCGGCGCTGATGAACTGCTGGTTCTGGCTGGTCGGCGCCTTCGTGCTGTCGATCCTGCCGACCATGGTGACCGAGCTGCTCGGCGGCTCCGAACTCGTCGTTCCCGCCTATCTCACCGTCTTCGCCATTGCCGTCGCCGTCGGCTCGGCCATTGCCGCCTGGATGTCGTCCGGCCGCATCGTGCTGCTGCCGGCCCCTGTCGGCACGGCGCTGCTCGGCCTCTTCAGCCTCGATCTCGCCTGGAACCTCTGGGGCCTGCATTCCGCCGCCCACGCGACGACGATCCTCGCTTTCTTCGCCGGTGAAAATACCATCCGCGTCGCCATCGATCTCGCCGGCATGGCAATCTCTGGCGCCTTCATCGCCGTTCCGACCTTTGCCGCCCTGCAGACCTGGGCGCATGAGGACCGCCGCGCCCGCGTCATCGGCGCCGCCAATGTGCTCTCGGCGCTGTTCATCACCGTCGGCCTCGGCCTCGTCGCCCTCATCCAGGCGCTCGGCGCGTCCATCCCTCAGATCCTGATCGGCCTCGGCATCCTCAATTTTGCCGTCGCCTGGCTGATGTTGAAGACGCTGCCGACCAATGCCTTCCGCGATTTCATCTCGATCCTGTTCCGCGCCTTCATGCGCCTCGAGGTCGAGGGCCTCGAGAATATCAAGAAGGCCGGCCGCGCGCCGATCATTGCACTGAACCATGTCAGCCTGCTCGACGGCGCCCTGGCGCTCGCCATCACCGAGGAGGAGCCGGTCTTTGCCGTCGATTACAAGATCGCCCAGGCCTGGTGGGTGCGGCCGTTCCTGAAAATGTGCAAATTCCTGCCGCTCGACCCCACAAAGCCGATGGCGACGCGCTCGCTGATCAAGGTGGTGCAGGACGGCAGCCCGATCGGCATCTTCCCCGAGGGCCGTCTGACGGTGACGGGAACGCTGATGAAGGTCTATGATGGCGCCGCCATGGTCGCCGACAAAACCGGCTCGATGGTCGTGCCGGTCAAGATCGACGGGCTGGAGAAGAGCTATCTCTCCTATCTCGGCGACGGCAAGATCCGCCGCCGGCTGTTCCCCAAGGTCAAGGTCACCATTCTCGAGCCGGTGAAGCTCGAAGTGCCGGCCGAACTGAAGGGCCGCAAGCGCCGCACGGCGGCGGGTGCTGCGCTCTATCAGGTGATGTCGAACCTGCTGTTCGAAACCGCCGATACCTCGTCCACCGTGCTCGGCCGCGTCATTCAGGCGGCGCAGGAATTCGGCATGAAAAAACTCGCCGTCGAGGATCCGGTCACCGGCAGCCTCACCTATGGCAAGCTGCTCACCGGTGCCGCCGTGCTCGGCGCAAAATTCCGCGCCCGCTTCGCGGAGGCAAACATCGGCGTCATGCTGCCGAATGCCAATGGCGCCGCCGCCACCATTCTCGGCGTCATGAGCGCGGGCAAGGTGCCGGCCATGCTGAACTTCACCGCCGGCGCCGCCAATATCCTCTCCGCCTGCAAGGCGGCCGAGGTGAAACATGTGCTGACCTCGCGCGCCTTCGTCGCCCAGGCCAAGCTCGGCCCGGTCGTCGAGGAACTGGAAAAGCAGGTGACGATCGTCTGGCTCGATGATGTGAGGGCCGAGCTCGGCGCGCTGGACAAGATCCGCGGTCTCCTGCGCAAGGGGCGGCCGCTGGTGAAGCGCCGGCCGGATGATCCGGCCGTCATCCTCTTCACCTCGGGTTCGGAAGGCACGCCGAAGGGCGTCGTGCTCTCCCACCGCAACATCCTGTCGAACGCCGCCCAGGCCGCCGCCCGCATCGATTTCCACAGCGGCGACAAGGTGTTCAACATCCTGCCGGTCTTCCATTCCTTCGGGCTGACGGCCGGCACCGTGCTGCCGCTAATTTCAGGCGTGCCGGTCTATTTCTATCCCTCGCCGCTGCATTACCGCATCGTGCCGGAGCTGATCTATGTCTCCAACGCCACAATCATCTTCGGCACCGATACCTTCCTCAACGGTTATGCCAGGACCGCGCATCCCTACGACTTCCGCTCGATCCGCTATATCTTCTCCGGCGCCGAGCCGGTGAAGGCTTCGACCCGCCACACCTATATGGAAAAATTCGGCCTGCGCATCTTGGAAGGCTACGGCGTCACCGAGACCGCGCCTGTTATTTCCATCAACACACCGATGTACAACCGCTCCGGCACGGTCGGCAAAATCCTGCCGGGCATGGAATGGAAGCTCGAACCGGTGCCCGGCATCGATGAGGGCGGCCGGCTGCATGTGCGCGGTGCCAATGTCATGGCAGGCTACCTCCGTGCCGAAAAGCCCGGCGTGCTGGAGCCGCTCGCCGACGGCTGGCACGACACCGGCGATATCGTCACCATCGACGAGGACGGCTTCGTCAAGATCCGCGGCCGCGCCAAACGCTTCGCCAAGATCGGCGGCGAAATGATCTCGCTCGCCGCCGTCGAAACGCTCGCCGCCGAGCTCTGGCCGGGCGCGCTCTCGGTCGTCTCCTCGCTGCCCGACCCCAAAAAGGGCGAACGCCTGGTGCTGCTCACCGAAGCCGAAACCGCCACCCGCGCCGAATTCCTCGCCTTCGCCAAGTCGAGGGGCGCCATGGACATGATGGTGCCGGCCGAGGTCAATATCGGCAAGGTCCCGGTGCTCGGCTCCGGCAAGGTGGATTTCGTCGCGGCGCGCAAGCTGGCGGAGAGCGTAGCTGAGAAGGGGGAGGCGGCGTAG
- a CDS encoding GIY-YIG nuclease family protein — MAGYVYIVTNQKNGTLYVGVTSDLERRIYEHREGLTPGFAWKYGCTRLVWYEEHWDIGSAIQREKSLKRWHRQWKIDLVAAMNPEWDDLYLTLW; from the coding sequence ATGGCGGGCTATGTCTACATCGTCACCAACCAGAAAAACGGCACGCTCTATGTCGGCGTGACATCCGATCTGGAGCGCCGCATCTATGAGCATCGCGAGGGGCTGACGCCCGGCTTTGCCTGGAAATACGGATGCACCCGCCTCGTCTGGTATGAGGAGCATTGGGATATCGGCAGTGCGATCCAGCGCGAGAAGTCGCTGAAACGCTGGCACCGGCAATGGAAGATCGATCTGGTCGCGGCGATGAATCCCGAGTGGGATGATCTCTATCTTACGCTGTGGTGA
- a CDS encoding glycine betaine ABC transporter substrate-binding protein: MKKLLASTCLLAGLAGGASLSHAAECGDVVLAVHNAQSAEVLTFVDKFILENGYGCHVETVPGDTVPTTTSMVEKSEPDVSSETWVDLLPEIVPRGVKEGKIVFGAPALPDGGIQGWWIPKYVADAHPEIKTVEDALAHPDLFPDQEDPSKGVVFNGAEGWGATVVTTQLFKAYKAADKGFTLMNPGSAAGLDGAIGKAYERKQGFITYYWAPTALLGKYQLVKLKQNGAADPVEWKRCITNLACPDPKVADWPVDKVMTVLTKKFADRTSPEVIAYFNKRGWSNDTVGKIMAWETENQGTGEDGAKRFLQQDESVWSQWVPTDVAEKVKAAL, encoded by the coding sequence ATGAAAAAACTGCTTGCATCCACATGTCTGCTGGCCGGCCTTGCCGGCGGCGCATCGCTGTCCCACGCGGCCGAATGCGGCGATGTCGTGCTCGCCGTGCACAATGCGCAGAGCGCCGAAGTCCTGACCTTCGTCGACAAGTTCATCCTGGAGAACGGCTATGGCTGCCATGTCGAGACCGTTCCCGGCGACACGGTGCCGACCACCACGTCAATGGTGGAAAAGAGCGAACCCGACGTCTCGTCCGAGACGTGGGTCGACCTGCTGCCGGAGATCGTTCCGCGCGGCGTGAAGGAAGGCAAGATCGTCTTCGGCGCCCCGGCCCTTCCCGATGGCGGCATCCAGGGCTGGTGGATCCCGAAATATGTCGCCGACGCCCATCCCGAGATCAAGACCGTCGAGGATGCGCTTGCCCATCCCGACCTCTTCCCCGATCAGGAGGACCCGAGCAAGGGCGTGGTCTTCAACGGCGCCGAAGGCTGGGGCGCGACTGTGGTCACGACGCAGCTGTTCAAGGCCTATAAGGCCGCCGACAAGGGTTTCACGCTGATGAACCCGGGTTCGGCGGCCGGCCTCGATGGCGCCATCGGCAAGGCCTATGAACGCAAGCAAGGCTTCATCACCTATTACTGGGCGCCGACGGCGCTGCTCGGCAAATATCAGCTGGTGAAGCTCAAGCAGAACGGTGCGGCCGATCCCGTCGAATGGAAGCGCTGCATTACCAACCTCGCCTGCCCCGACCCGAAGGTCGCCGACTGGCCGGTCGACAAGGTGATGACCGTTCTCACCAAGAAGTTCGCCGACCGCACCAGCCCCGAAGTCATCGCCTATTTCAACAAGCGCGGCTGGAGCAACGACACGGTCGGCAAGATCATGGCCTGGGAAACCGAAAACCAGGGCACCGGCGAAGACGGCGCCAAGCGCTTCCTCCAGCAGGACGAGAGCGTCTGGTCGCAATGGGTTCCGACCGATGTCGCCGAGAAAGTCAAAGCCGCGCTTTGA